CAACGCGTTCCCGCAGTGGATCCGGGCCGACCTCGGCGCGGCGGTGAAGGTCGACCGGGTCGTGCTCAAGCTGCCGACGTCGGGCTGGGGCGCGCGCACGCAGACGTTCGCCGTGCAGCACAGCACCGACGGCCAGAACTTCGGCGACCTCGTGCCGTCGAACCAGCACGCGTTCAACCCGACCGCCAACAACACGGTGACGATCCAGTTCACCTCGACCACCACGCGGTACGTGCGGCTGCTGATCACCGGCAACACGGCCTGGCCCGCCGGGCAGCTCTCGGAGTTCGAGGTGCACGGCCCGACCGGCGGTGACGCGCAGGCGCCCTCGGCCCCGACCAACCTCGCCTACACCTCGCCGCAGTCCGGGCAGATCCGGCTCACGTGGTCGGCCGCCACCGACAACACCGGCGTCACCGGCTACGACGTCTACGCCAACGGCGCGCTGCGCACGAGCGTCGCGGGCACCGCGCTGACCTACACCGACTCCCAGCCGGACGGCCTCGCGGTCACCTACCACGTGATCGCCAAGGACGCGGCGGGCAACCAGTCGCCGGCCAGCAACTCCGTCACCCGGCCCGGCACGCCCGGCTCCGGCGTGAACCTGGCCAAGGGCAGGCCGATCACGGCTTCCTCGCACACGTTCACGTTCGTCGCCACCAACGCCAACGACGACGACGTGAACACGTACTGGGAAGGCGCGACCTACCCGAACACGCTGACCACGCAGCTCGGCTCGAACGCCGACCTCAGCTCGGTCGTGCTCAAGCTGAACCCGTCGTCGGCGTGGGGCGCCCGCACGCAGAACGTCCAGGTGCTGGGCCGCGAGCAGAGCGCCTCCGGCTTCACCAGCCTGGTCGCCGCGCGCGACTACGCGTTCAACCCGGCCTCGGGCAACACCGTCACCATCCCGGTGGCCGCGCGCGTCGCCGACGTGCAGCTGCGCATCACGTCCAACACCGGCGCGCCCGGCGGGCAGGTGGCCGAGTTCCAGGTGTTCGGCGCGGCCGCCCCGAACCCGGACCTGACCGTCAGCGGGACGTCGTTCACGCCGACCAGCCCGGTGGAGACCAACCCGATCACCCTGTCGGCGACCGTGCGCAACGCGGGCACGGCGACGTCCGGCGCGACCGACGTGACGTTCTTCCTCGGCGACGACGCCGTCGGCACGGCGCAGGTCGGCGCGCTCGCGGCGGGCGCGTCGGCGACCGTCACGGCGAACATCGGCCCGCGCGGCTCCGGCTCCTACCAGTACACCGCGAAGGTCGACGAGACGAAGAAGGTCGTCGAGCAGAACGAGGCCAACAACGCCCGCCTGCACCCGAGCGCCCTGGTCGTCACGCCGGTGCCCAGCTCGGACCTGGTCGGCGCGCTGAGCTGGTCGCCGAACAACCCGGCCAACGGCCAGAACACCACGTTCACCGTCGTGCTGCGCAACGAGGGCTCCATCGCCTCGGCGAGCGGCGCGCACGGCGTCACGCTGACGCTGGTCAACGCCACCACGGGCGCGACCGTGCGGACGTTCACCGGCAGCTTCACCGGCGCCATCCAGCCCGGCCAGTCGGCGGCGCCGATCACGCTCGGCACGTGGCCCGCGGCCAACGGCAAGTACACGCTGAGGACCGAGGTCGCGGTCGACGCCAACGAGATCGCGGCGCGCCAGGGCAACAACGTCAGCACCCAGTCGCTGTTCGTCGGCCGCGGCGCGAACGTGCCGTGGGAGCACGTCGAGGCCGAGGACGCGGTGACCGCGGGCGGCGCGCAGAAGATCGGCCCCAACCGCACCATCGGCGACCTGGCCGGTGAGGCGTCCGGGCGGCGCGCGGTGACGTTGAACAGCACCGGGTCGTCGGTCGAGTTCACCACCAGCGGGTCGACCAACACGCTCGTCACCCGCTTCTCCATCCCCGACTCGGCGGGCGGCGGCGGCATCGGGGCGACGCTGAACGTCTACGTCAACGGGGCGTTCCACAAGGCGATCGACCTGCACTCGCGGCACATCTGGCTCTACGGCAACGAGGCCAGTCCGGGCAACTCGCCGGGCGCGGGCGGTCCGCGGCACATCTACGACGAGGCGAGCGTGATGCTCAACAGCACGTTCCCCGCGGGCACGAAGATCAAGCTGCAGAAGGACTCGGCGAACACCACCAACTACGCCATCGACTTCGTCAACTTCGAGAACGCGGTGGCGCGGGCCAACCCCGACCCGGCCCGGTTCGTCACGCCGACCGGGTTCGGCCACCAGGACGTGCAGAACGCGCTGGACAGGTTCCGGATGGACACCAGCGGCAACCTGCTCGGCGTCTACCTGCCGGCGGGCACGTACACCACGTCGCAGAAGTTCCAGGTGTACGGCAAGCCGGTGCAGGTGGTCGGCGCGGGACCGTGGTTCACGAAGTTCGTCGTGCCGACCACCCAGGAGAACACCGACGCGGGCTTCCGCGCCGAGCAGTCGGTGAACGGCTCGGTGTTCCGCGACTTCGCGTTCTTCGGCAACTACACGTCCCGCATCGACGGCCCCGGCAAGGTGTTCGACTTCGCTAACGTCTCCCGGATCACCATCGACAACATCTGGGCCGAGCACATGGTGTGCCTCTACTGGGGCGCGAACACCGACTTCATGACCATCAAGAACTCGCGCATCCGCAACATGTTCGCCGACGGCATCAACATGACCAACGGCAGCACGGACAACCTCGTGCAGAACATCGAGGCGCGCTCGACCGGTGACGACAGCTTCGCGCTGTTCTCGGCGATCGACGCGGGCGGCGCGGACGAGAAGAACAACGTGTACGAGAACCTGTCGTCGCTCACCACCTGGCGCGCGGCGGGCCTGGCCGTCTACGGCGGCTTCCTCAACACGTTCCGCAACATCTACGTCGCCGACACGCTGACCTACGCGGGCGTCACGATCAGCTCGCTGGACTTCGGCTACCCGAT
This genomic window from Saccharothrix sp. HUAS TT1 contains:
- a CDS encoding discoidin domain-containing protein — translated: MSTTTRARSRLAASLIALSLTAFTLSPPAAQAAPTAGVLDLGEPTRIDQVRLSLPDDDDRTFAVQTSLDGQGYATLVPSAPRAGEEQTFDFDPTLVRYLRVDGTKVQDIDVREAVGAALAATYTASSHADVYQAANVGDGNQATYWESANNAFPQWIRADLGAAVKVDRVVLKLPTSGWGARTQTFAVQHSTDGQNFGDLVPSNQHAFNPTANNTVTIQFTSTTTRYVRLLITGNTAWPAGQLSEFEVHGPTGGDAQAPSAPTNLAYTSPQSGQIRLTWSAATDNTGVTGYDVYANGALRTSVAGTALTYTDSQPDGLAVTYHVIAKDAAGNQSPASNSVTRPGTPGSGVNLAKGRPITASSHTFTFVATNANDDDVNTYWEGATYPNTLTTQLGSNADLSSVVLKLNPSSAWGARTQNVQVLGREQSASGFTSLVAARDYAFNPASGNTVTIPVAARVADVQLRITSNTGAPGGQVAEFQVFGAAAPNPDLTVSGTSFTPTSPVETNPITLSATVRNAGTATSGATDVTFFLGDDAVGTAQVGALAAGASATVTANIGPRGSGSYQYTAKVDETKKVVEQNEANNARLHPSALVVTPVPSSDLVGALSWSPNNPANGQNTTFTVVLRNEGSIASASGAHGVTLTLVNATTGATVRTFTGSFTGAIQPGQSAAPITLGTWPAANGKYTLRTEVAVDANEIAARQGNNVSTQSLFVGRGANVPWEHVEAEDAVTAGGAQKIGPNRTIGDLAGEASGRRAVTLNSTGSSVEFTTSGSTNTLVTRFSIPDSAGGGGIGATLNVYVNGAFHKAIDLHSRHIWLYGNEASPGNSPGAGGPRHIYDEASVMLNSTFPAGTKIKLQKDSANTTNYAIDFVNFENAVARANPDPARFVTPTGFGHQDVQNALDRFRMDTSGNLLGVYLPAGTYTTSQKFQVYGKPVQVVGAGPWFTKFVVPTTQENTDAGFRAEQSVNGSVFRDFAFFGNYTSRIDGPGKVFDFANVSRITIDNIWAEHMVCLYWGANTDFMTIKNSRIRNMFADGINMTNGSTDNLVQNIEARSTGDDSFALFSAIDAGGADEKNNVYENLSSLTTWRAAGLAVYGGFLNTFRNIYVADTLTYAGVTISSLDFGYPMNGFGPEPTTFSGITLVRTGGHFWGAQTFPGIWLFSASKPFRGIRINDVDIIDPTYAGIMFQTKYNGSTPENPVQDTVLTNVTISGARLSGDAFQAKSGIGVWANEMPEAGQGPAVGSATFNNLRFSNNVENIRNRTSTFTINVNP